One genomic window of Prochlorococcus marinus str. NATL2A includes the following:
- a CDS encoding CIA30 family protein, giving the protein MPELEKVVSSSDFDDWFSLNDTIMGGSSKAVCRASSKGLSLEGVVVEEKGGFVSCKSPIFTPLLNLSSYQGFELKIEGKGRTLKFGVSCKYGILGLKEFFLNKSPGGLRWVAEIDTKRFGTTIIKVPFESLEPTVLAKKISLPIKFKSDSISQFQLLHSKFGRPGELNPGFKPGKINFLLQSISVY; this is encoded by the coding sequence ATGCCTGAGCTAGAAAAAGTCGTTTCATCCAGTGACTTTGATGATTGGTTTTCATTGAACGACACTATTATGGGTGGCTCAAGCAAGGCAGTTTGTAGAGCCTCCTCAAAAGGCCTCTCCTTAGAAGGGGTTGTAGTTGAGGAAAAAGGGGGTTTTGTTAGTTGCAAATCTCCAATATTTACACCACTTCTAAATTTATCGAGTTATCAAGGTTTTGAATTAAAAATTGAAGGTAAAGGTCGAACTTTAAAATTTGGAGTTTCCTGTAAGTACGGAATTTTAGGCTTAAAAGAATTTTTCTTAAATAAGTCACCTGGTGGGCTCAGATGGGTAGCAGAAATAGATACAAAAAGATTTGGGACAACCATAATCAAAGTTCCTTTTGAAAGTCTTGAACCAACTGTTCTTGCAAAAAAAATCTCTTTACCAATTAAATTCAAATCAGACTCTATAAGCCAATTTCAATTACTACATTCCAAATTCGGCAGACCAGGAGAACTTAACCCTGGCTTTAAGCCTGGAAAGATAAATTTTCTATTGCAATCAATTAGTGTTTATTAG
- a CDS encoding phytoene desaturase family protein: MRNPEVIVIGSGIGGLCCGGLLAKAGKRVLILEAHSKPGGAAHGFEKNGYKFESGPSLWSGIGSWPTTNPLGQVLKALNQKVDLIKYQDWNVQIPEGDYTIGVGDRRFLDQINSISGKDAMKEWENFIQVIKPIGAAANAIPLLALNQNKETVLQLLKRSKTLLTHLKSFKYLGGAFGNLVDDHLKDPFLRNWVELLCFLISGLSKDETNAAAMATLFDDWFNPDAYLEYPKGGSESIVKALLDGIYSFGGDLQLNSKVSQIIIKRNKAIGIELKNGERIFADHIVSNADIWNTIELIPKEISQKWRGKRSKTPKCKSFLHLHLGFNAEGLKDIPLHSIWVNDWSKGITAERNVVVLSIPSALDPTMSPPNKHILHGYTPANEPWERWEGLKIGSKEYERTKEERCSVFWEPIKKLVPDIEERIEVKMLGTPLTHQRFLNTKNGSYGPALSAAEGLFPGNKTPIKNLLLCGSSTFPGIGIPPVAASGAMAANTILGSKFQRDLIEELGL, encoded by the coding sequence ATGAGAAATCCTGAAGTAATAGTTATTGGAAGTGGTATAGGAGGTTTATGTTGCGGCGGACTACTCGCAAAAGCAGGTAAAAGGGTCCTAATTCTTGAGGCTCACTCAAAGCCAGGAGGTGCTGCTCATGGCTTTGAGAAAAATGGTTATAAATTTGAATCTGGTCCATCTCTTTGGAGTGGAATAGGTAGTTGGCCTACGACAAATCCTTTAGGTCAGGTCCTTAAAGCTCTTAACCAAAAAGTTGATTTAATTAAATATCAGGATTGGAATGTTCAAATTCCTGAGGGTGACTACACAATTGGAGTTGGAGATAGACGTTTTCTTGATCAGATCAATTCAATTAGCGGAAAAGATGCCATGAAAGAGTGGGAAAATTTTATTCAAGTTATTAAACCTATTGGTGCAGCAGCTAATGCAATTCCTTTATTAGCTCTAAATCAAAACAAGGAAACCGTATTGCAGCTCTTAAAACGTAGTAAAACACTTCTCACACACTTGAAATCTTTTAAATATCTTGGAGGTGCTTTTGGAAATTTAGTTGATGACCATCTTAAAGATCCATTTTTAAGAAATTGGGTTGAATTACTTTGTTTTCTAATAAGTGGTTTATCTAAAGACGAAACAAATGCAGCAGCTATGGCAACACTTTTTGATGATTGGTTTAACCCCGATGCCTACTTGGAATATCCAAAGGGAGGAAGTGAATCAATCGTTAAGGCACTATTGGATGGGATTTACTCATTTGGAGGGGATCTTCAACTAAATTCAAAAGTTAGTCAGATAATAATAAAAAGGAATAAAGCAATCGGAATTGAATTGAAAAACGGTGAGAGAATATTTGCAGATCATATAGTTAGCAATGCAGATATTTGGAATACTATTGAGTTAATACCAAAAGAGATATCCCAAAAGTGGAGAGGGAAAAGGTCAAAGACTCCAAAATGTAAGTCATTTCTTCATCTACATCTTGGGTTTAATGCAGAAGGACTGAAAGATATTCCACTTCATTCAATATGGGTTAATGATTGGTCCAAGGGTATTACAGCCGAGAGAAATGTTGTAGTTCTCTCTATTCCATCGGCATTAGATCCAACAATGTCTCCACCAAATAAGCACATACTTCATGGGTATACACCTGCGAATGAACCGTGGGAAAGATGGGAGGGGCTTAAAATTGGTTCAAAAGAATATGAACGTACAAAAGAAGAGAGGTGCTCAGTCTTCTGGGAACCAATAAAAAAATTAGTGCCTGATATAGAAGAAAGAATCGAAGTAAAAATGCTAGGGACACCACTTACACATCAACGGTTTTTAAATACAAAAAATGGAAGTTATGGTCCAGCCTTATCAGCTGCAGAAGGCCTTTTCCCAGGAAATAAAACTCCAATTAAAAATCTATTGTTGTGTGGCTCAAGTACATTCCCAGGAATCGGGATACCACCTGTAGCAGCCAGTGGTGCCATGGCCGCCAATACAATTCTTGGATCCAAATTTCAAAGAGATCTAATTGAAGAACTAGGCTTATAA
- a CDS encoding rhomboid family intramembrane serine protease, whose amino-acid sequence MIEKISKDDWQYLVPFFACTICFIATDFLGIIDKTYIAYWSGRLFYEPYRMITSHFFHGDLNHLLANVSGIIVARYFLKSLGLKSDYFFLAFVALIMPIQAFICWCLDILVLGNPMSLAIGFSGVLFGIDAFILMTTIYGKNKFLSISCELKKDPGLLKSISLLTGVGIIWSFLPGISLFGHMSGLLAGFLLFWL is encoded by the coding sequence ATGATTGAGAAAATTTCAAAAGATGATTGGCAATATCTTGTCCCCTTTTTTGCTTGCACTATTTGCTTCATTGCAACAGATTTTTTAGGAATAATTGATAAGACTTACATTGCTTATTGGTCTGGTCGTTTGTTTTATGAGCCATACAGGATGATTACGTCCCATTTTTTTCACGGTGACCTAAATCATTTATTGGCAAATGTCTCTGGAATTATTGTGGCCAGATATTTTCTAAAATCACTTGGCCTTAAAAGTGACTATTTCTTTCTAGCTTTTGTTGCATTGATAATGCCTATCCAAGCATTTATTTGTTGGTGCCTAGATATTTTAGTTTTAGGTAATCCTATGTCTCTAGCAATTGGCTTTAGTGGTGTTTTATTTGGTATCGACGCTTTTATTTTAATGACAACTATTTATGGAAAGAATAAATTTCTTTCAATCAGTTGCGAATTAAAGAAAGATCCAGGATTACTAAAATCTATTTCTTTACTCACAGGTGTTGGAATTATTTGGTCATTCCTCCCTGGAATTAGTCTATTTGGTCATATGTCTGGACTTTTGGCAGGATTTCTATTGTTTTGGCTCTGA
- a CDS encoding PAP/fibrillin family protein, whose amino-acid sequence MKDRKDLKALIYQVAAATDRGQRMNAMIAPMYQNKLEEMKKLVEDLQPLSDEITQSSIEGEWELIYSSVELFRSSPFFLAIEKALNDKSKSDLFFKLHLLQVGSFGLSTVGRVGQYLNFTKGEMISTFDTTIFGLTTIPILGWFKLLPTFGGRVITLANKLQLKNNILSMELEKTKVSEVDGLGKIPFIDSILMERWYPVKTVWKLLPWNKENPNCEISVIYVDKDLRIIRDMHGALFVYIRPSIPLLKQTTI is encoded by the coding sequence ATGAAAGACCGGAAGGATCTAAAAGCCCTTATTTACCAAGTCGCAGCAGCAACAGATAGAGGTCAAAGAATGAACGCGATGATTGCTCCTATGTACCAAAATAAATTAGAAGAGATGAAGAAACTGGTTGAGGATCTACAGCCACTGTCAGATGAAATAACTCAGAGTTCTATTGAAGGTGAATGGGAGCTTATTTACTCATCAGTTGAGTTATTTAGAAGCTCTCCATTCTTTTTAGCCATTGAAAAAGCCTTAAACGACAAATCAAAAAGCGATTTATTTTTCAAGCTTCATCTTTTACAAGTAGGATCATTTGGTTTGTCAACAGTAGGCAGAGTAGGTCAATATCTCAATTTTACTAAAGGAGAAATGATCTCTACCTTTGATACTACGATCTTTGGTCTTACAACTATCCCTATCCTTGGTTGGTTCAAACTTTTGCCTACCTTTGGCGGGCGCGTCATAACGCTTGCTAACAAACTTCAGTTAAAAAACAACATACTTTCTATGGAGTTAGAGAAGACTAAGGTGTCAGAGGTTGATGGTCTGGGGAAAATCCCCTTTATAGATAGCATTCTGATGGAAAGGTGGTATCCAGTTAAGACCGTATGGAAACTTCTACCATGGAATAAAGAAAATCCAAATTGTGAGATTAGCGTGATCTATGTGGACAAGGATTTAAGAATCATCCGAGATATGCACGGAGCACTGTTTGTTTACATACGTCCATCAATACCTCTTCTTAAACAAACAACAATTTAG